One window of Quercus robur chromosome 5, dhQueRobu3.1, whole genome shotgun sequence genomic DNA carries:
- the LOC126725117 gene encoding uncharacterized protein LOC126725117 isoform X1 produces the protein MPSSCTFISKKRRDSMASSRTSSSSPSSSFTPQWTYDVFISFRGRDTRNGFTDHLYTALKHKGIFTFRDDEKIERGKLISPEISKAIEESRFAIVILSKNYASSTWCLNELAKIIKCIKETGITVLPVFYYVDPSEVRKQTGTFAQAFVKYKKDLKEPIEKVQTWKDALREVANLSGWHLQDRSEAECVQNIVKVILNKMKTFLWKSCGDIIPSKKALLRRKTVENPSSKPCCNTSTEDVVHAWWSCLQAQGREVWEKSNMRDSLLGRRFADEPDLVWTGLEQNQDEAEFFARLLWLVWLRRNKKMVGAELGSIEVELVWLKDMIWLMDMWLKALFRRKKLGSLSCEPCKCKTTPQPPGREVWQKSNTLDSLLGRHFGDEQELVWIGLEKNQDEAGFFAKLLWLVWLSRRNKTRVGTEVGSIKAELVWLNDGKQGQPQPPVARWTPPETDVFKVNFEGAVFPESQKIGVGIVIRDSEGQIMVALSEKLRGPRIQKPEVVEAIAARRAIIFAREHCRLHQVVLEGDCQMLMQALQTGDSNSVLIGHLVADVRHHTVSFKRCNFTFVSKSCNRVAHALAQYAWNVKSFQVWMEDLPPPAIPLALKDALVPLIEF, from the exons GAGAGATTCAATGGCTTCCTCAAGAACCTCATCATCATCGCCATCTTCCTCATTTACACCTCAATGGACATATGATGTATTCATTAGTTTTAGAGGCCGGGACACCCGCAATGGTTTTACTGACCATTTATATACTGCTTTGAAACATAAAGGAATTTTCACTTTTAGAGATGatgaaaaaattgagagaggaaAATTAATTTCACCAGAAATATCGAAAGCAATTGAAGAATCGAGGTTTGCAATTGTCATTCTGTCAAAAAATTATGCATCTTCTACTTGGTGCCTAAATGAACTTGCAAAAATCATTAAATGTATAAAAGAGACGGGAATAACAGTTCTACCTGTTTTTTATTATGTGGATCCATCTGAGGTACGAAAACAAACAGGAACTTTTGCACAAGCTTTtgtcaaatacaaaaaagattTAAAGGAGCCTATAGAGAAGGTACAAACATGGAAAGATGCTCTAAGAGAAGTGGCCAATCTTTCGGGGTGGCATTTGCAAGATAG GTCTGAGGCAGAATGTGTCCAAAACATTGTGAAAGTGATATTAAATAAGATGAAAACATTCTTATGGAAGTCTTGTGGAGATATTATACCATCGAAGAAGGCTCTGTTAAGAAGGAAAACAGTGGAAAACCCCAGCTCTAAGCCCTGCTGCAATACCAGTACTGAGGATGTTGTGCACGCTTGGTGGTCTTGTTTACAAGCGCAAGGCAGGGAGGTTTGGGAAAAGAGTAATATGCGAGATTCTCTTCTGGGGCGTCGTTTTGCAGATGAACCAGACCTGGTGTGGACTGGGCTTGAACAGAATCAAGATGAGGCTGAGTTTTTTGCTCGTCTACTGTGGCTGGTTTGGCTgaggagaaataaaaaaatggttggTGCTGAATTGGGGTCAATTGAAGTAGAGTTAGTATGGTTAAAGGACATGATATGGTTAATGGATATGTGGTTAAAGGCTCTGTTCAGGCGGAAAAAACTGGGAAGCCTCAGCTGTGAGCCCTGCAAATGCAAAACCACTCCACAACCACCAGGCAGGGAAGTTTGGCAAAAGAGTAATACGCTAGATTCTCTTTTGGGACGTCATTTTGGAGATGAACAAGAACTGGTGTGGATTGGACTTGAAAAGAATCAAGATGAGGCAGGGTTTTTTGCTAAGCTACTGTGGCTGGTTTGGCTGAGTAGAAGAAATAAGACAAGGGTGGGTACGGAAGTGGGGTCAATCAAAGCAGAGTTAGTGTGGTTAAATGATGGAAAACAGGGACAACCTCAACCACCAGTAGCAAGATGGACACCTCCGGAAACTGATGTCTTTAAAGTAAATTTTGAAGGAGCTGTATTTCCAGAATCTCAGAAAATAGGCGTTGGTATTGTTATTCGAGACAGTGAAGGGCAAATCATGGTGGCTTTGAGTGAGAAATTGAGAGGTCCTCGAATACAAAAACCGGAGGTTGTGGAGGCTATCGCAGCAAGAAGAGCTATAATTTTTGCCAGAGAACATTGCCGCCTGCATCAGGTGGTATTAGAAGGAGATTGTCAGATGTTAATGCAAGCTCTCCAGACGGGGGATTCTAATTCAGTGTTAATAGGGCATCTAGTTGCTGATGTGAGGCACCATACAGTAAGTTTCAAGAGGTGTAATTTCACGTTTGTAAGTAAAAGTTGTAATCGGGTGGCACATGCATTAGCTCAATATGCATGGAATGTTAAATCATTCCAAGTATGGATGGAGGATCTTCCTCCACCTGCTATACCACTAGCCCTAAAAGACGCACTAGTCCCTCTAATTGAGTTCTGA
- the LOC126725117 gene encoding uncharacterized protein LOC126725117 isoform X2 produces MASSRTSSSSPSSSFTPQWTYDVFISFRGRDTRNGFTDHLYTALKHKGIFTFRDDEKIERGKLISPEISKAIEESRFAIVILSKNYASSTWCLNELAKIIKCIKETGITVLPVFYYVDPSEVRKQTGTFAQAFVKYKKDLKEPIEKVQTWKDALREVANLSGWHLQDRSEAECVQNIVKVILNKMKTFLWKSCGDIIPSKKALLRRKTVENPSSKPCCNTSTEDVVHAWWSCLQAQGREVWEKSNMRDSLLGRRFADEPDLVWTGLEQNQDEAEFFARLLWLVWLRRNKKMVGAELGSIEVELVWLKDMIWLMDMWLKALFRRKKLGSLSCEPCKCKTTPQPPGREVWQKSNTLDSLLGRHFGDEQELVWIGLEKNQDEAGFFAKLLWLVWLSRRNKTRVGTEVGSIKAELVWLNDGKQGQPQPPVARWTPPETDVFKVNFEGAVFPESQKIGVGIVIRDSEGQIMVALSEKLRGPRIQKPEVVEAIAARRAIIFAREHCRLHQVVLEGDCQMLMQALQTGDSNSVLIGHLVADVRHHTVSFKRCNFTFVSKSCNRVAHALAQYAWNVKSFQVWMEDLPPPAIPLALKDALVPLIEF; encoded by the exons ATGGCTTCCTCAAGAACCTCATCATCATCGCCATCTTCCTCATTTACACCTCAATGGACATATGATGTATTCATTAGTTTTAGAGGCCGGGACACCCGCAATGGTTTTACTGACCATTTATATACTGCTTTGAAACATAAAGGAATTTTCACTTTTAGAGATGatgaaaaaattgagagaggaaAATTAATTTCACCAGAAATATCGAAAGCAATTGAAGAATCGAGGTTTGCAATTGTCATTCTGTCAAAAAATTATGCATCTTCTACTTGGTGCCTAAATGAACTTGCAAAAATCATTAAATGTATAAAAGAGACGGGAATAACAGTTCTACCTGTTTTTTATTATGTGGATCCATCTGAGGTACGAAAACAAACAGGAACTTTTGCACAAGCTTTtgtcaaatacaaaaaagattTAAAGGAGCCTATAGAGAAGGTACAAACATGGAAAGATGCTCTAAGAGAAGTGGCCAATCTTTCGGGGTGGCATTTGCAAGATAG GTCTGAGGCAGAATGTGTCCAAAACATTGTGAAAGTGATATTAAATAAGATGAAAACATTCTTATGGAAGTCTTGTGGAGATATTATACCATCGAAGAAGGCTCTGTTAAGAAGGAAAACAGTGGAAAACCCCAGCTCTAAGCCCTGCTGCAATACCAGTACTGAGGATGTTGTGCACGCTTGGTGGTCTTGTTTACAAGCGCAAGGCAGGGAGGTTTGGGAAAAGAGTAATATGCGAGATTCTCTTCTGGGGCGTCGTTTTGCAGATGAACCAGACCTGGTGTGGACTGGGCTTGAACAGAATCAAGATGAGGCTGAGTTTTTTGCTCGTCTACTGTGGCTGGTTTGGCTgaggagaaataaaaaaatggttggTGCTGAATTGGGGTCAATTGAAGTAGAGTTAGTATGGTTAAAGGACATGATATGGTTAATGGATATGTGGTTAAAGGCTCTGTTCAGGCGGAAAAAACTGGGAAGCCTCAGCTGTGAGCCCTGCAAATGCAAAACCACTCCACAACCACCAGGCAGGGAAGTTTGGCAAAAGAGTAATACGCTAGATTCTCTTTTGGGACGTCATTTTGGAGATGAACAAGAACTGGTGTGGATTGGACTTGAAAAGAATCAAGATGAGGCAGGGTTTTTTGCTAAGCTACTGTGGCTGGTTTGGCTGAGTAGAAGAAATAAGACAAGGGTGGGTACGGAAGTGGGGTCAATCAAAGCAGAGTTAGTGTGGTTAAATGATGGAAAACAGGGACAACCTCAACCACCAGTAGCAAGATGGACACCTCCGGAAACTGATGTCTTTAAAGTAAATTTTGAAGGAGCTGTATTTCCAGAATCTCAGAAAATAGGCGTTGGTATTGTTATTCGAGACAGTGAAGGGCAAATCATGGTGGCTTTGAGTGAGAAATTGAGAGGTCCTCGAATACAAAAACCGGAGGTTGTGGAGGCTATCGCAGCAAGAAGAGCTATAATTTTTGCCAGAGAACATTGCCGCCTGCATCAGGTGGTATTAGAAGGAGATTGTCAGATGTTAATGCAAGCTCTCCAGACGGGGGATTCTAATTCAGTGTTAATAGGGCATCTAGTTGCTGATGTGAGGCACCATACAGTAAGTTTCAAGAGGTGTAATTTCACGTTTGTAAGTAAAAGTTGTAATCGGGTGGCACATGCATTAGCTCAATATGCATGGAATGTTAAATCATTCCAAGTATGGATGGAGGATCTTCCTCCACCTGCTATACCACTAGCCCTAAAAGACGCACTAGTCCCTCTAATTGAGTTCTGA
- the LOC126727785 gene encoding F-box protein At5g07610-like gives MDVVRCSSSLLQRLSIDDLPDCLLIEILTQLPLKSIFQCKCVSRRWCSLISAPSFAYIVHRLRSSSILQRPSTLFISHYTDGVRKVLMTSEEPEFKSLASLINQYYIKNRSVSLDIVHASCHDLLLCTQKELKMFSAVVCDAVYYVLNPITRQSITLPPLRRPSNAKIGFIFRSYHDQQQFSYRVMYIPKFECESTEFKVDIFSSDTGKWSESVVSCPPGFHFSDYAHSYAGVPYQGLLFWWSLDGHLVGFDPYTSKCRRVIYKPEDCAPNRRIQRLGVCNGALRICQLAGPPYADDELLVWELKDHDTECKWSLEHKVYFNQMGAENPGLTECLKHISIESLLGYHPYDRDVVYLILATMVVSLNLKRKTVEMVCDFQRPSPFYKAVNVFNFVLPCWPTPIPSSPLKE, from the coding sequence ATGGATGTTGTGCGATGCTCTTCCTCTCTTCTTCAACGTCTGTCAATAGATGATCTTCCCGACTGTTTGTTGATTGAAATCTTGACCCAGCTGCCTCTGAAATCTATATTTCAATGCAAGTGCGTCTCACGCCGATGGTGCTCTCTAATCTCTGCTCCTTCTTTCGCTTACATTGTTCACAGGCTCCGCTCTTCTTCAATATTGCAACGACCCTCTACCTTGTTCATCAGCCACTACACCGATGGTGTGAGGAAGGTCCTCATGACATCGGAGGAACCCGAATTCAAATCTCTAGCCTCTTTAATAAACCAATATTACATTAAAAACCGCTCAGTTTCGCTTGACATTGTTCACGCTTCGTGTCATGACTTGCTTTTATGCACCCAAAAGGAGTTGAAAATGTTCAGTGCGGTGGTCTGCGATGCTGTATACTATGTGTTAAATCCAATTACCAGGCAGTCGATAACGCTTCCTCCCCTACGTCGTCCTAGCAATGCTAAGATTGGATTCATCTTCCGCAGCTACCATGATCAGCAGCAATTCAGTTATAGGGTGATGTACATTCCTAAATTTGAGTGTGAATCAACAGAATTCAAGGTAGATATATTCTCGTCCGACACAGGCAAATGGAGTGAGTCAGTAGTGTCGTGTCCGCCAGGGTTTCACTTTTCTGACTATGCGCATTCCTACGCTGGTGTTCCCTATCAAGGTTTGCTTTTCTGGTGGAGTTTGGATGGGCACCTTGTTGGGTTTGATCCGTACACCAGCAAATGCCGTCGAGTCATCTACAAACCCGAAGATTGTGCACCGAACCGTAGAATTCAGCGCCTTGGTGTTTGTAATGGTGCCTTGAGAATATGCCAACTTGCAGGTCCTCCTTATGCTGATGATGAATTACTTGTTTGGGAGTTGAAGGACCATGATACAGAATGTAAATGGTCTTTAGAACACAAGGTGTATTTCAACCAAATGGGTGCGGAAAATCCTGGGCTAACAGAATGCCTAAAACATATATCTATAGAGTCATTGCTAGGCTATCATCCGTATGACAGGGATGTTGTGTATTTGATTCTTGCAACTATGGTTGTATCACTCAACTTGAAGAGAAAAACAGTGGAAATGGTTTGTGATTTTCAGAGGCCTTCCCCGTTTTACAAGGCAGTAAACGTCTTCAACTTTGTTCTTCCTTGTTGGCCAACCCCCATTCCTTCTTCTCCCTTAAAAGAATGA